AGGGCTCTTTGTTCTGGCTGCCAGCAGTGCCCGCCGGGCGGCTGGGAACAGGGCCCACAGCCCTCACCCTCTCCTGAGGCCTCCAGCCGTCGGGCAGTGCCATTCTAGATTGGACAGGAGGCCCCTGGACACAGGGTCAGTGCAGGAAACCATCTCCCAGTACTGATGTCAAGGAGGGGAAGTCTATCCCGGGTACATACCCAGAGTGAAGTCTGGGGACCTGGGACTGAGCATCTGGGGATGCTGGTGCCACTGGGCTCTGAACTTGGGTCATCCAGATGATCCTtacttcacagatggggaaaccgagaCCCCAAAGGCTTGCCTGGATGGGTGTGCGTGTAAGAAATGCATTATGTGCTGGCTAGGGTGTCCCATCAGAACATGCTGGGAACTCAGGTGTCCGAGCTGGATCCCCCCAACGGCAGATCCCAGGGAGGCAGCAGGCAGAGCTGCATGTGCGGGTATGTCCCGAGTGGCCATCTGGGAGGTGTGCTATGGCTGCAGGCCTCGGGTAGGAGGCTGGGCCATAGGCCCAAGTAATGGGGCTAACCAGAGGGACCGGCTGCTCTGCAGACATCTGACTGTTGGTGTGAGACCGGTGCTCCTGGTGGTGTGCCCTGAGCCATGGAGGTGCCTTTGCAGACAGAGATGGTGGAGCTGGTGCCCAATGGCAAACACTCAGAGGGGCTGCTCCCAGTCATCACCCCTATGGCAGGCAACCAGAGGTGAGTACAAGAGGGACCCAGTGCTGGCTCAagacagggcagggcaggggtaCAGAGCAAAGGGCTGGAGCTGAGCCACCCACCCTGACCTGTGCCTACAGGGTCGAGGACCCCACAAGGAGCTGTATTGAGGGCAAGAGCTTCCTACAGAAAAGTCCCAGCAAGGAGCCACACTTCACCGACGTGAGCGGGGCAGCAACGGGTTGTTGGGGGACACTGTGGGGAACTTGGATGCAGTAATGAGGTGGTCTCTGGCAgcagtgggaggctgagggacagTCAGGGGGCATGCCGTGATGCCCCTGTCCCTTGCTgactcctcccacccttccccatcCCATTCTGGTGCCTGCAGTTCGAGGGGAAGACATCATTTGGGATGTCAGTGTTCAACCTCAGCAATGCCATCATGGGCAGCGGCATCCTCGGACTCGCCTATGCCATGGCCAATACGGGCATTATCCTTTTCCTGTGAGTGCCCTCAGAGAACCTTCTAAAGATAGGGGCCCTAAGCAAGTCACCAATCATGACCTCCCAGGACCTGCCAGTTCCCTGTCCTagcacccaggctgcagtgggtggGCACTTCTTACACTAACAAACCATGCCTGAAAAAAACATCCACAGCCAAACAAATATACCTCACTGCCCAGCAAACCGACTGAGGTCACAACACAGGCCAGTCTTACAGGCCAGAGACTGTCCTTCTGCCACCTTACACATGATGGCCAAGCCCCATGGCCAGGCTTTGTGTGGGCACACGTGTCCTTTGCCTGGGGCTCTGCCCTGAAGCCAGAATGGAACACATGTTTGTTTCAAGGACTCGAGAGGAGGAGGTGCTCAGAGGGCAGTCATAGGGACACTCTTGACTCAGAGGGCCCCTTCTGGGGTGTGTCCCACCCTGGATCAAACGGGGTGGTGTTCATCACCCCTGGGACCTGCTGAGCTTGCATCCATACCTGTTGGAAGTCCAGACACCCAGGTCACAGACCCTTCACCCCCAGGCCTCTCAGAGCCCCTCACCCTCTGCCAGCTAGGGTAGCCCCCAGTGGCCTTTTTCTTCCATCTTCCCATGTGTCCCCAGGTTCCTGTTGACGGCTGTCGCCTTGCTCTCCAGCTACTCCATCCACCTGCTACTCAAGTCCTCAGGGGTCGTGGGTGAGCTTCACACCAGCCTGGAATGGGCGGGAGCTGGTGGGTAAACTGGGGCCAGTTCCTGACTTCTTGACCCTGCTGCCGCAGGCATCCGTGCCTATGAGCAGCTGGGCTACCGTGCCTTTGGGACCCCAGGAAAGCTGGCAGCAGCCCTGGCCATCACGCTCCAGAACATCGGAGGTGAGAGCagtgggcaggggcaggcagTAGGCAAGCAGACGGCCCCGAAAGCTGGCCGGTTGGGCTGACCCCAGCGCCTGCTCACCCCTCTCCCCACAGCCATGTCCAGCTACCTGTACATCATCAAGTCTGAGCTGCCACTTGTCATACAGACCTTCCTGAACCTGGAGGAGAAAACCTCGTGAGccctggagtggggaggggaggagaggggtgcTGTACAATGAGgaggggtggggtagggggctgggtgagggtgggggtgccAGGCTGGGCTAGTGGGAGAGACAAGACAAAGCAGACAAGAAgctggtggaggtgggagagtTGCCAGCAGAGCCAGCATTCAGTTCACACTCACTTGGGAAGCACCTAGGGGACCCCCCTCCAGAAGGGGCATGTGGGGCTAGGGGCAGGGTGCAGCTGAGAAAGCTGGGCCCCTCCTCACCCCGAACCCAGCCTGTGAGCATGGGAGGCTCAAGCTTAGCTCTAAGCACCTGCTATTCCTGACCATGGGGTTGCCCCCCCACCAAGAGATTAAGCCCAGGTGTCCCAGTTGCCTATCACTTTAGCCAGCATTGACTGGACTTCAAACGTGTTTTGTGGGACAGAGGGGACACAGTCAGGCCCTGCTCTTGTCAGCCCAGCCGAGCAAGCAGAGGGGCTGGGAGGTTGAGAGTAGCTCCGGCAAGAGGGAGAGCCGGAATTCTGACCCTAGGGCCCTGGGCCTTTCCCAAGGAGTTGACCTCCGGGCTTGCCTTTGAGGACGGTCCTAGCCCTTATCCCCTTGTTTCCCCATGCCCCATATCCATTCCTGGTGGGTTAGAGGAGGGAGCAGGATGAGGCAATGCCAAGATGCCAGAAGGAACCGCAAGGAGTACAGGTTATTGCAAGTGCCTGAAACCCCCATGGAAAACACCACCTTCCTCTAGAACCAGgtcccttcctcccacccacctccatcCAAAGGCTGGACCCAGACCTGTGTGTCCTGAGAAAAGCAACAGCAGTGCCTATAATAGAGAGGGTCCTGAGCATGAGCTGTGTGCCAGGCTGGAACCTTAGTTCTCACGTCACCCTGAAGGAGAGTACTGAGGGcacgcccttttttttttttctttttttttttttttttttttttttcttttttgagacggagtcttgctttgttgcccaggctggagtacagtggcgcaatctcggctcactgcaacctctgcctcctgggttcatgtgattctcctgcctcagcctcctgagtagctgggattataggcttgtgccaccatgcccggctaattttttttgtatttttagtagagacaggatttcaccatgttggtcaggctggtctcaaactcctgacctgatgatccacccaccttggcctcccaaagtgctgggattacaggcgtgaggaaGCACGCCCGGCCGGGCacgcccattttgcagatggggaaagtgAGACTCAGAGCTGTGTACAAACATTCTTCAGATGTCACTCACTGGCACCACTGGTAACTccagcagagggaggcaggggccCCATCTCAGGCTGAATGGATTCTGACCCTGGCTCCCGATTCCTGTCCCTGCAGGGACTGGTACATGAATGGGAACTACCTGGTGATCCTTGTTTCTGTCAtcatcattctgcccctggcacTGATGCGGCAGCTTGGTGAGTGTGGAAGGGTCAGAGCCTTGGAAGGGATGTCGGAGGCGTATACCATGGGAGGGGCCCCAGGTCTCAGAGTGCCCCCTCCACTTTGCAGGCTACCTGGGCTACTCCAGCGGCTTCTCTCTTAGCTGCATGATGTTCTTCCTAATTGCAGTGAGTCATCTTCCATGTTGGCTGAGAAAGCGGGCAGCGGGTCTCCCGGGGGAGTTCCCTGTCATCAGGAGGGGGCACGTGTCTCTGGGAAGCCTGGGCCAGAAGGCAGCTCTGCCAGTCCTGATCTAGATGTGGCTTCATGGTAACTTCCCAGGCAGCTCAGCCTGGCTCTGACACCCTCATCTCTCCCTACTCCAGGTCATCTACAAAAAGTTCCATGTGCCCTGCCCACTGCCCCCCAACTTCAACAACACCACAGGCAACTTCAGCCACATGGAGGTCGTGAAGGAGAAGGTGCAGCTGCAGATCGAGCCTGAGGCTGCAGCCTTTTGCACTCCCAGTTACTTCACGCTCAACTCACAGGTTCTGACAGGTCAGGGTGGGGCGGGGGCCCAGTGAGAGTGGGGGACTGCCTTGACAGCCTCATGCTTCCCCAGACAGCATACACCATCCCCATCATGGCCTTCGCCTTCGTCTGCCATCCCGAGGTGCTGCCCATCTATACCGAGCTCAAGGAGTAGGTATCTGTGGCTGGCAGCGGTGGGGGGGCTGCCCTGAGCTGGTTTGGGGAGAATGGATGTGGTCCTGAATGTGGAGAGGGGAGTGACAGGAGCCAAGTCACTTTATCTAAGATCTCCGGGGCAGCCATGAGAGGCGATTATGAGCAAGAAGGAGACTCCCTCAGCTGCTGAATGGTGAAAGTGTGGTGCCAGAGAGGGCTTGGGGCACATGGGGGTCTCCCAATGTTACCCAGCTTGTCACCAACACCCGTCCCCCACTTCCCCACAGCCCCTCCAAGAAGAAGATGCAGCACATCTCCAACCTGTCCATCACCGTCATGTACATCATGTACTTCCTGGCTGCCCTCTTTGGCTACCTCACCTTCTATGGTATGGTGGCACTGGTGGGCAGAGGCCTAGGCCAGGCTGGGGGGAAGGGGCTGGTTGTGGCCATGGTGCCCTCCATACCGAGGCATGTGGTGCCTGGCTGTTCCTTGCTGCTGTGGAGGTGAGTCTGCATGCCAATCCCCACAGTGTTGGGGTCCCCCAGGCAGCTCAGATCCCACCTCCTTCCCGGGGCCACCTGCTGACCACCCTCCCTGCCTGCCACAGATGGGGTGGAGTCAGAGCTGCTGCACACCTACAGCAAAGTGGACCCATTTGACGTGCTGATCCTGTGTGTGCGTGTAGCCGTGCTGACAGCAGTCACGCTCACAGTGCCCATCGTTCTGTTCCCGGTGAGCTGGTGGGCAGGTGGCCAGACCAGTGGCGGGAGGGGCTGATGGGGCCAACAGGCTGATTATTCTTCCCACCTGTCCCCCAGGTGCGCCGCGCCATCCAGCAGATGCTGTTTCCGAACCAGGAGTTCAGCTGGCTGCGGCATGTGCTTATTGCTGTTGGCCTGCTCACTTGTATCAACCTGCTGGTCATCTTTGCCCCCAACATCCTGGGCATCTTTGGGGTCATCGGTGAGGGTCTGGCCCTGCTGTGGAAGCAGGGTATTGCCCCAGAGGAATTCACCTCTGCAAATCCTGGCAGATTCCTGAGCTTACACCCTACATTAAGTGGAGTGGCCATGTGCACAGTTTGGCCTCCCATCTGAGCTTTTGTCCATAGGCTATTCTAATCCCTTTTCGGGGCTCAGAGTCACTGAGTCAGTCCCCCATGCTGGAGGACAGGGGTGGACCCCAGGGATCAGAGGCCTCCTCAAAGGATCTCACTGGGTCTTGTCCACATTTCACATGTGAGGAAACTAAAGTTCAGAGTGATTAAAGGAGCAGCGGGGCCACACAGCTGGTGAATAGGAGCCTTGGGCTTGATTCAGCCCCAGGATCACTGCACTCCAAGTTTGGCGCTCCATCCACTGCCACATTCCAGATGGGGCTCTCAGCTGGTAGAGCAGACAATTCTGAAATATCTTTGGGGTGACCCAACTCAGAGGACTAATAAACTCTGCCAGGACTGACAGACAGACCTGGGGGCTGAGTATCATGGATATCATTGACAGCACTCTTCGTTCTCTATGTCCGAAATCTAACTCGAAATGAATTAAGCAGAAAGGAATTCACTGGCTCAAATAACAGAGAAGCCTTCAAGTATAGCTGTAGCCTGGAGCCCAATACCCTTAAGCCctcatctctctccatctcttgacttGCCTTTCCTCATTGCTAGCTTCATTGGCTGACATTCTCCTGATACCGACATCACCAGCCTTCTATCCTCATGGATAGAGAACAAGGGGGAGAGGCTGATGGGCTAGAATCAGGCAGCGCTCTCCAGTGGTCTCAACGTGAAACTCCCTCAATAAGGAGTGTTTGATCTCATTGAAAAGTCCACCCCCGAATCTTAGTCAGTAGGAGGATATGAGCCAGCAGTGGCCATGTCTTGTTCTTTGCAGGTGCCACATCTGCCCCATGCCTCATCTTCATCTTCCCTGCCATCTTCTACTTCCGAATCATGCCCACGGAGAAGGAGCCTGCGAGATCCACCCCCAAAATCCTGGTGCGAGGGGCCTGGAGGCCGGTGGGCTGGTATGGGGCTAAGGGAACTGCCCTGACCTTGGACCTGACCCTGACTTCTGATCTCACAGGCCCTATGTTTTGCTGTGCTTGGCTTCTTGCTGATGACCATGAGCTTGAGCTTCATCATCATTGACTGGGCCTCAGGGACCAGCCGGCACGGAGGAAACCACTAGGGTGACCCTCATGCTGTTCTGTCTACTCACCCTAGCAGCCCTGCCCAGACTCTTCAGCCCCTGCTCCGACTCTTCAGCCCCTGCTCCCATCCAGTGGCCAGTCGGGGGAGAAGAAAGACGCGATTAACACTGTGGCATTCAGCCAGGCCCCATGTCCTCTCTGTGGAAGGTTTTTGTTCAAGAGCCAGGACCAAGGCCCTTGGGCCACTATCCTGCTAGGCTCCAGAGCAGCAGGGGCTTCTTGAACTGGGAGCAGGGTGGGGCTGTCGCCTTAGATCCCACCCAAGCCCCTCATTCCCTCCTTGCACAGATGCGTACACTAGGGCCCAGCAGCTGCCTCCTGAGGAGATACAGCCTGTAGAAACATACAGAGCTGGAATCGGCCTAGAGCCATTCCCCTACCCTGCTGCTAGGCCACGGTCTGTGCCCTGGGGCCTCATCTCCCCAGCCCACttgtttttcccccttttattcCCTAGGCCCTTTTCAGACACTTGGGCCCTTGGATACTCTTCTCCCACCCCCCTTCACAGGATGGCACCCTCCCATACCCCATAGCTGGGACCAGCAGGTTCTGCTGAGGGTAGGGCTGGTGTAGCTATCCCCAAGAGACCCCTGCCCTGTCCCTTCACCAGTCCTGGGGAGGCTGGGACTCCCCCTGCCACAAGCCTGGGCCACAGCTCACATTCCACTGCTGGGAGAAGAGACAGGCCGAGGCCCAGAGTGGCCTGCCCCCGGGAGCCAAAGACCCCAGTGGCCACACTGGGACAGGGTGGGGAGGCTGGCAGCcctcttttataaatattatacataagACCAGCTGTGTTTTCTATTCTTGGTCTCCATGGTCCCTGGATTCCTGGAAAGTGAGGTAGGGGCCAGAACATGGATGGTGATGGAGGGCTCCCGTCTCTTTGTCTGGGATGAGGGTGGGGACAGGGCaagtcccccacccccccaccccctgcctcccAAACTAA
Above is a window of Macaca thibetana thibetana isolate TM-01 chromosome 2, ASM2454274v1, whole genome shotgun sequence DNA encoding:
- the SLC38A3 gene encoding sodium-coupled neutral amino acid transporter 3 yields the protein MEVPLQTEMVELVPNGKHSEGLLPVITPMAGNQRVEDPTRSCIEGKSFLQKSPSKEPHFTDFEGKTSFGMSVFNLSNAIMGSGILGLAYAMANTGIILFLFLLTAVALLSSYSIHLLLKSSGVVGIRAYEQLGYRAFGTPGKLAAALAITLQNIGAMSSYLYIIKSELPLVIQTFLNLEEKTSDWYMNGNYLVILVSVIIILPLALMRQLGYLGYSSGFSLSCMMFFLIAVIYKKFHVPCPLPPNFNNTTGNFSHMEVVKEKVQLQIEPEAAAFCTPSYFTLNSQTAYTIPIMAFAFVCHPEVLPIYTELKDPSKKKMQHISNLSITVMYIMYFLAALFGYLTFYDGVESELLHTYSKVDPFDVLILCVRVAVLTAVTLTVPIVLFPVRRAIQQMLFPNQEFSWLRHVLIAVGLLTCINLLVIFAPNILGIFGVIGATSAPCLIFIFPAIFYFRIMPTEKEPARSTPKILALCFAVLGFLLMTMSLSFIIIDWASGTSRHGGNH